One genomic segment of Paraburkholderia caffeinilytica includes these proteins:
- a CDS encoding SDR family NAD(P)-dependent oxidoreductase gives MSRSAGRLEGKIAIVSGGATGAGGAASLLFAQEGAQVAVVDINTDAGEEVVTRIRAAGGTAELFAADVSKRAAVDGAVANIMARFGRIDVLFNHAGSIVVKPFVDTTDEDYDWLMNVNVKSMFMMTRAVLPHMLAAGGGSIVCTASISSVAATPLEVLYCTTKGACAMFARSIAVEYRDRGIRCNAVCPGFIDTPHGRREISALAKYGFDASEAALSVQQGRLCAPEEVARAALFLASDDASFVNGAHLYVDNCFTAA, from the coding sequence ATGAGCAGATCGGCAGGCAGGCTGGAAGGCAAGATCGCAATCGTGTCGGGCGGCGCGACCGGCGCGGGCGGCGCGGCGTCGCTGCTGTTTGCGCAGGAGGGCGCGCAGGTCGCCGTGGTCGACATCAATACCGATGCAGGCGAGGAAGTCGTGACGCGAATTCGCGCGGCGGGCGGCACAGCGGAACTGTTCGCCGCCGATGTCTCGAAGCGCGCCGCCGTGGACGGCGCCGTGGCGAACATCATGGCGCGCTTCGGGCGCATCGACGTGCTGTTCAACCACGCCGGCAGCATCGTCGTGAAGCCGTTCGTCGATACCACCGACGAAGACTACGACTGGCTCATGAACGTCAACGTGAAAAGCATGTTCATGATGACCCGTGCGGTGCTGCCGCATATGCTCGCCGCGGGCGGCGGCTCGATCGTGTGCACGGCGTCGATTTCGTCGGTCGCGGCCACGCCGCTCGAAGTGCTGTACTGCACGACCAAGGGTGCGTGCGCCATGTTCGCGCGCTCGATTGCCGTCGAGTATCGCGACCGTGGCATTCGCTGCAATGCCGTATGCCCTGGTTTCATCGATACGCCGCATGGGCGCCGCGAAATCAGCGCGCTCGCCAAGTATGGCTTCGATGCGAGCGAGGCGGCACTGTCGGTGCAGCAGGGCCGTCTGTGCGCACCGGAAGAAGTCGCCCGCGCCGCGCTCTTTCTCGCCAGCGACGACGCCAGTTTCGTCAATGGCGCACACCTGTACGTGGATAACTGCTTTACGGCTGCGTGA